A segment of the Streptomyces sp. NBC_00376 genome:
GCGCGCCTCGAGGCGCAGCCAGCCACGTCCGGCGAAGTCGGCGAGCGCCTTGTTGACCGTCTCGCGGGAGGCGCCGACCAGCTGGGCCAGCTCTTCCTGGGTCAGGTCGTGGACGACGTGGATGCCTTCCTCCGACTGGACGCCGAAGCGGCGCGACAGGTCGAGGAGGGCGCGGGCGACGCGGCCCGGCACGTCGGAGAAGACCAGGTCGGACATCTGGTCGTTGGTCTTGCGCAGGCGGCGGGCGACGGCGCGCAGCAGGGCCGTGGCCACCTCGGGGCGGGCGTTCAGCCAGGGCTGGAGGTCGCCGTGGCCGAGGCCGAGGAGCTTGACCTCGGTCAGCGCGGTCGCGGTCGCGGTGCGGGGGCCCGGGTCGAAGAGCGACAGCTCACCGATCAGCTCGCCGGGGCCGAGGACCGCCAGCATGTTCTCGCGCCCGTCGGGGGAGGTGCGGTGGAGCTTCACCTTGCCCTCGGTGACCACGTAGAGGCGGTCGCCCGGGTCGCCCTCGTGGAAGAGCGCGTCGCCGCGTGCGAGGGTCACCTCACTCATCGAGGCGCGGAGCTCCGCGGCCTGCTCATCATCGAGCGCCGCGAAAAGCGGGGCGCGCCGCAGAACGTCGTCCACGAGTTCTCTCCTTGTCGGCCTGTTCAGGGAACCGTGGTCCCCATCATGCCGGACGGTAAAACAGTGCGATCAATCACAAACCAGTTTGACGCACGGGCGTGCCCAATCGTGCGGCAGGGGGCGGATTGGTGGCGGATGCACGGTGAGCGGGGCAGATGTCGGTGCGTGGCTCTAGGCTGGCCGGGTGTCCAAATCGCCGGTGAGAGCGCAGGCCAAGGGGGCTGATGGGGTGTCGGGAGGCCGTGATTCCGCTGTGGGCGAACAGGGTGCCATTCGCCCGGAAAGAGCGACAAAACGCCCCACCGGCGAGTCGGTGGGGAAGCCGGTGAAGCAGTCGGCCGTGAAGGCCACGGCGGCCGCAGCGAAGTCCTCGGCGAGGTCCTCGGCGACGACGAAGCCGGAGTCGCGGCTGGCGATGGTGCGCCGGGCCCGCAAGATCAACCGCGAGCTCGCCGAGCTCTATCCGTACGCCCATCCCGAGCTGGATTTCCGTAATCCCTTCGAGCTCCTGGTCGCCACGGTCCTCTCCGCCCAGACCACCGACCTGAGGGTCAACCAGACCACTCCCGCGCTCTTCGCCGCCTACCCCACCCCCGAGGACATGGCCGCCGCCGTCCCGGAGGAGATGGAGGAGCTGATCCGGCCGACCGGCTTCTTCCGGGCCAAGACCAAGTCGCTGATAGGCCTCTCCGTGGCGCTCAGGGACAACTTCGGCGGTGAGGTACCGGGCCGGCTCGCCGATCTCGTCACGCTTCCGGGGGTCGGCCGGAAGACCGCCAACGTCGTGCTGGGCAATGCCTTCGGGGTCCCCGGGATCACCGTCGACACCCATTTCGGCCGTCTGGTCCGCCGTTGGAAGTGGACGGACCAGGAGGACCCGGAGAAGGTGGAGGCCGAGATCGCCACGATCTTCCCGAAGAGCGAGTGGACGATGCTCTCGCACCGGGTCGTCTTCCACGGCCGCCGCATCTGCCATGCCCGTAAGCCCGCCTGCGGCGCCTGCCCCATCGCCCCGCTCTGCCCGGCGTACGGCGAGGGCGAGACGGATCCGGAGAAGGCCAGGAAGCTGCTGAAGTACGAGATGGGCGGACAGCCGGGCCAGCGGCTGAGCCCGCCCGCGGACTATCCCGGCAAGCCCGCGCCGGCCCTCGGGGCAGGCTGACACCCGGCATCGGCTGGCGGACGGCCGATGTGGCCGGAACGGCACGGGTGACCGCAACGGCCGGAACGAAATGCGTGATGAAAGGCGTTGTGAGACGAGGGGTGCCTATGAAGACGCACGAACAGAGCACGGAAACGGCAGCCGCGCCCGCAGCGGAAAGCTCGGCAGCGGCCGGCCCCGCAGCTGCAGGACCCGCCGCGCCTGCCGCCTCTGCCATGGGAGACCCGGCAGCGGTCGGCCCCGCAGTGGTCAGCCCCGCCGCGGCGGTCGCGGCGGCCGCCGCCGCGGCGGGCACCGGAGAGGACGGCACGATCACCGTCACGACCGAGGGGCTGCCCGCCTGGCTCGACCCCGTGGCCCGCGCCGCGCGGACCATCGAGCCCGACCAGCTCAGCCGCTTCCTCCCGCCGGAGAGCGGCGCAGGGCGGCAGTCCGCCGTGCTCGTACTCTTCGGCGAGGGGGAGCGCGGCCCCGAACTGCTCCTCATGGAGAGATCCGGAAGCCTGCGTTCCCACGCCGGGCAGCCCTCCTTCCCCGGCGGCTCCCTGGACCCGGAGGACGGCGACCAGGCGACGACAGGGCCGCTCAGGGCCGCTCTGCGGGAGGCCCGGGAAGAGACCGGCCTCGATCCCCGCGGGGTCCAGCTCTTCGGCGTGCTGCCCCGGCTCTACATCCCCGTGAGCGGCTTCGTCGTGACACCGGTCCTCGGCTGGTGGCGCTCGCCCAGTCCGGTCGGCGTCGTCGATCCGGGCGAGACGGCCCGGGTCTTCACCGTTCCCGTGGCGGATCTCACGGATCCGGCCAACCGCGCGACCACGGTCCACCCCAGTGGCCACCGGGGCCCGGCATTTCTGGTCGAATCCGCCCTGGTCTGGGGTTTCACGGCCGGAGTGATCGACCGAATTCTGCACTTCGCGGGCTGGGAGCGCCCCTGGGACAGGGCCAAGCAGGTGCCGCTCGACTGGCGCGCATGACAGGCTGACTCCCGTGCTGCGCTGTCCGGCCCCGCCCGGACCCAGCAGAAGGAACGGGCCCGGTGACGAATCTGCGAGGCTATAGACGGTGAACGTGCTGGACATCCTGCTGCTGGTCGCCGCCGTGTGGTTCGCGGTCATCGGCTATCGACAGGGGTTCGTCGTCGGCATCCTGTCGGTGATCGGATTCCTGGGCGGCGGCCTCGTCGCCGTCTACCTCCTGCCGGTCCTGTGGGACCAGCTGACGGACGGCTCCGAGGTCTCGTCGACGGCAGCCGTCGTCGCCGTCGTCATCGTGATCGTCTGCGCCTCGGTGGGCCAGGCCTTCACCACCCACCTGGGCAACAAGCTCCGCCGGTACATCACCTGGTCGCCCGCGCGCGCCCTCGACGCCACCGGCGGCGCCCTGGTCAACGTCGTCGCGATGCTGCTGGTCGCCTGGCTGATCGGCTCCGCGCTGGCCGGCACCACGCTGCCGACGCTGGGCAAGGAGGTCCGCAGCTCCTCGGTTCTGCTCGGCATCTCCCGGGTGATGCCCACACAGGCCTCCACCTGGTTCACGGACTTCTCCTCGGTCCTCGCGCAGAACGGCTTCCCGCAGGTCTTCAGCCCGTTCGCCAACGAGCCGATCACCGAGGTCAAGGCTCCGGACCCGGCGCTGGTGGGCAGCCCCGTCGCGGCCCGAGCCAAGCAGTCCATCGTCAAGGTCGTCGGCACGGCCCCGAGCTGCGGCAAGGTCCTCGAAGGCACCGGCTTCGTCTTCTCCGACCGCCGGGTGATGACCAACGCCCATGTCGTCGGCGGGGTCGACGAGCCGACCGTACAGATCGGCGGCCAGGGGCGGCTGTACGACGCGAAGGTCGTCCTGTACGACTGGCGGCGCGACATCGCCGTGCTCGACGTACCGGACCTCGACGCGAAGCCGCTGCGGTTCGCCGACACCGACCACGACGCCCGGACGGGGAACAGCGCCATCGTCGCGGGGTTCCCGGAGAACGGCTCGTACGACGTACGAGCGGCGCGGGTCCGGGGCCGTATCGACGCCGGCGGCCCGGACATCTACCGCCGGGGCACCGTCCACCGCGATGTGTACTCGCTCTACGCGACGGTCCGTCAGGGCAACTCCGGCGGACCGCTGCTGACCCCCGCGGGCGAGGTGTACGGCGTCGTGTTCGCCAAGTCGCTCGACGACCCCGACACCGGTTACGCGCTGACGGCCGACGAGATCCGCCAGGACGTCGAGCGCGGCCGCTCCGCCAACCAGCAGGTCGACAGCCAGGCGTGCGCGCTCTGAGCACCTTG
Coding sequences within it:
- a CDS encoding Crp/Fnr family transcriptional regulator, producing MDDVLRRAPLFAALDDEQAAELRASMSEVTLARGDALFHEGDPGDRLYVVTEGKVKLHRTSPDGRENMLAVLGPGELIGELSLFDPGPRTATATALTEVKLLGLGHGDLQPWLNARPEVATALLRAVARRLRKTNDQMSDLVFSDVPGRVARALLDLSRRFGVQSEEGIHVVHDLTQEELAQLVGASRETVNKALADFAGRGWLRLEARAVILLDVERLAKRSR
- the nth gene encoding endonuclease III codes for the protein MKATAAAAKSSARSSATTKPESRLAMVRRARKINRELAELYPYAHPELDFRNPFELLVATVLSAQTTDLRVNQTTPALFAAYPTPEDMAAAVPEEMEELIRPTGFFRAKTKSLIGLSVALRDNFGGEVPGRLADLVTLPGVGRKTANVVLGNAFGVPGITVDTHFGRLVRRWKWTDQEDPEKVEAEIATIFPKSEWTMLSHRVVFHGRRICHARKPACGACPIAPLCPAYGEGETDPEKARKLLKYEMGGQPGQRLSPPADYPGKPAPALGAG
- a CDS encoding NUDIX hydrolase, translating into MGDPAAVGPAVVSPAAAVAAAAAAAGTGEDGTITVTTEGLPAWLDPVARAARTIEPDQLSRFLPPESGAGRQSAVLVLFGEGERGPELLLMERSGSLRSHAGQPSFPGGSLDPEDGDQATTGPLRAALREAREETGLDPRGVQLFGVLPRLYIPVSGFVVTPVLGWWRSPSPVGVVDPGETARVFTVPVADLTDPANRATTVHPSGHRGPAFLVESALVWGFTAGVIDRILHFAGWERPWDRAKQVPLDWRA
- a CDS encoding MarP family serine protease produces the protein MNVLDILLLVAAVWFAVIGYRQGFVVGILSVIGFLGGGLVAVYLLPVLWDQLTDGSEVSSTAAVVAVVIVIVCASVGQAFTTHLGNKLRRYITWSPARALDATGGALVNVVAMLLVAWLIGSALAGTTLPTLGKEVRSSSVLLGISRVMPTQASTWFTDFSSVLAQNGFPQVFSPFANEPITEVKAPDPALVGSPVAARAKQSIVKVVGTAPSCGKVLEGTGFVFSDRRVMTNAHVVGGVDEPTVQIGGQGRLYDAKVVLYDWRRDIAVLDVPDLDAKPLRFADTDHDARTGNSAIVAGFPENGSYDVRAARVRGRIDAGGPDIYRRGTVHRDVYSLYATVRQGNSGGPLLTPAGEVYGVVFAKSLDDPDTGYALTADEIRQDVERGRSANQQVDSQACAL